A DNA window from Argopecten irradians isolate NY chromosome 10, Ai_NY, whole genome shotgun sequence contains the following coding sequences:
- the LOC138333338 gene encoding organic anion transporter 3-like isoform X2, whose protein sequence is MESTDQSPEDYPKSSSCVIVDDVWRVLRPWGRYQLIQVPIILLAFFPTAYGMLIHVFIGYTPEFHCRNVSRPLTEYGIKLPNSSYSVKYGQCHIEIRGNDTHGQKTEYSCPDGYHYSTEQSRSTIITEWDMVCDRHGLGELSQTLVMVGQIVGAVFLSPLPDRYGRKPVLVAGQVLAFALCVSASFSPTYAVFCVLRFLVGVVIQCLNTTAPVMCLELFPTEYRGSAGIITNTMWSTGVLSLTIFGYFLRNLSWRYIQLVSALSCVMGLFSFWTLDESLRWLVANNRRREAMTLVRKVARWNRVSESKAVYLLEKVLEGFTITIESTEDKEMTVIATKTDHEDQNVDLLANDTRNGQFNSKQKNGNIEGTGNLYIQKQSTAEREDLLTTNEQKNQQESKTEHITYLDMFRNRKLLRNTSVLSLCWFSTCFGYMGLFLVPSSFTTNIYINYFINSIVEFPGLFIMLILINRVGRRWLTMSYFGLAGVAIVSAVSILLLTSRSDETTNVIGAVTIYIGKFSISGVMAMLYIYTPELYPTNVRNIGYGITGCAGRLGAMAAPFLKVSASLAEWVPGATLIVTFIFLHLYFIYRLPWLSGYQERL, encoded by the exons GTTATACCCCAGAGTTTCATTGTCGTAATGTATCAAGGCCGTTGACAGAGTATGGAATTAAACTACCAAACAGTTCATACAGCGTCAAGTATGGCCAGTGTCACATAGAGATTAGAGGGAACGACACACACGGACAGAAGACGGAGTACTCGTGTCCTGACGGGTACCATTACAGCACAGAACAGAGCCGCTCAACAATTATAACTGAG TGGGATATGGTGTGCGATCGTCACGGCCTTGGTGAACTGAGTCAGACACTAGTAATGGTAGGACAGATAGTAGGAGCGGTGTTCTTATCGCCACTCCCGGACAGATACGGCCGTAAGCCAGTGTTGGTAGCTGGACAGGTCCTGGCCTTCGCCCTGTGTGTGTCTGCTTCATTCAGTCCTACTTATGCCGTCTTTTGTGTTCTACGTTTCCTTGTCGGTGttgttatacag TGCTTGAATACCACAGCTCCCGTGATGTGTCTAGAGTTGTTCCCGACCGAGTACAGGGGATCTGCAGGCATTATCACCAACACTATGTGGTCCACCGGAGTTTTATCTCTTACCATATTCGGCTATTTTCTGAGAAACCTATCTTGGCGATACATACAATTGGTTTCCGCTTTGTCTTGTGTAATGGGCCTTTTCTCCTTCTG GACCTTGGACGAGTCGTTAAGATGGCTTGTGGCCAACAACAGGAGGCGTGAAGCCATGACCTTGGTTCGAAAAGTGGCTAGATGGAACAGAGTATCAGAGAGTAAGGCTGTGTACCTGTTGGAGAAGGTACTAGAAGGTTTTACAATCACTATAGAGTCAACAGAGGACAAAGAAATGACAGTCATCGCAACGAAAACAGATCACGAAGACCAAAATGTCGATTTGCTAGCAAACGACACCAGGAATGGacaatttaattcaaaacagaaaaatggaAACATCGAAGGTACAGGAAATCTATATATTCAAAAACAAAGTACTGCGGAAAGAGAAGATTTACTCACAACGAATGAGCAGAAGAACCAACAGGAATCTAAAACCGAGCATATAACATACTTAGATATGTTCAGAAATAGAAAACTCCTCCGAAATACTTCAGTCCTCAGTTTATGTTG GTTTTCCACGTGTTTTGGCTACATGGGTTTATTTCTGGTACCGTCCTCCTTTACCACCAACATCTATATCAACTATTTCATCAACTCCATTGTCGAGTTCCCGGGCTTATTTATTATGTTGATATTAATTAACAG AGTGGGCCGGAGGTGGTTGACGATGTCCTACTTCGGACTAGCCGGTGTTGCCATTGTATCAGCGGTCAGCATTTTACTGCTAACTTCCA GAAGTGACGAGACGACTAATGTCATAGGAGCTGTGACGATTTATATAGGGAAGTTCTCCATCTCCGGAGTCATGGCTATGCTGTATATCTATACACCAGAACTATACCCAACCAACGTCAG GAATATTGGTTATGGTATAACGGGATGTGCAGGCAGACTCGGAGCTATGGCGGCTCCTTTTCTCAAAGTATCG GCTTCCCTGGCTGAGTGGGTACCAGGAGCGACTTTAATTGTCACGTTTATTTTTCTCCATTTATACTTTATTTACAGGCTTCCCTGGCTGAGTGGGTACCAGGAGCGACTTTAA
- the LOC138333338 gene encoding solute carrier family 22 member 7-like isoform X4: MWPSSICYTPEFHCRNVSRPLTEYGIKLPNSSYSVKYGQCHIEIRGNDTHGQKTEYSCPDGYHYSTEQSRSTIITEWDMVCDRHGLGELSQTLVMVGQIVGAVFLSPLPDRYGRKPVLVAGQVLAFALCVSASFSPTYAVFCVLRFLVGVVIQCLNTTAPVMCLELFPTEYRGSAGIITNTMWSTGVLSLTIFGYFLRNLSWRYIQLVSALSCVMGLFSFWTLDESLRWLVANNRRREAMTLVRKVARWNRVSESKAVYLLEKVLEGFTITIESTEDKEMTVIATKTDHEDQNVDLLANDTRNGQFNSKQKNGNIEGTGNLYIQKQSTAEREDLLTTNEQKNQQESKTEHITYLDMFRNRKLLRNTSVLSLCWFSTCFGYMGLFLVPSSFTTNIYINYFINSIVEFPGLFIMLILINRVGRRWLTMSYFGLAGVAIVSAVSILLLTSRSDETTNVIGAVTIYIGKFSISGVMAMLYIYTPELYPTNVRNIGYGITGCAGRLGAMAAPFLKVSASLAEWVPGATLSATFIFSMCSLLLLPETKGKELPQTLQEFELWEDKNSKPCKSCMCTQSIE; the protein is encoded by the exons ATGTGGCCTTCGTCAATAT GTTATACCCCAGAGTTTCATTGTCGTAATGTATCAAGGCCGTTGACAGAGTATGGAATTAAACTACCAAACAGTTCATACAGCGTCAAGTATGGCCAGTGTCACATAGAGATTAGAGGGAACGACACACACGGACAGAAGACGGAGTACTCGTGTCCTGACGGGTACCATTACAGCACAGAACAGAGCCGCTCAACAATTATAACTGAG TGGGATATGGTGTGCGATCGTCACGGCCTTGGTGAACTGAGTCAGACACTAGTAATGGTAGGACAGATAGTAGGAGCGGTGTTCTTATCGCCACTCCCGGACAGATACGGCCGTAAGCCAGTGTTGGTAGCTGGACAGGTCCTGGCCTTCGCCCTGTGTGTGTCTGCTTCATTCAGTCCTACTTATGCCGTCTTTTGTGTTCTACGTTTCCTTGTCGGTGttgttatacag TGCTTGAATACCACAGCTCCCGTGATGTGTCTAGAGTTGTTCCCGACCGAGTACAGGGGATCTGCAGGCATTATCACCAACACTATGTGGTCCACCGGAGTTTTATCTCTTACCATATTCGGCTATTTTCTGAGAAACCTATCTTGGCGATACATACAATTGGTTTCCGCTTTGTCTTGTGTAATGGGCCTTTTCTCCTTCTG GACCTTGGACGAGTCGTTAAGATGGCTTGTGGCCAACAACAGGAGGCGTGAAGCCATGACCTTGGTTCGAAAAGTGGCTAGATGGAACAGAGTATCAGAGAGTAAGGCTGTGTACCTGTTGGAGAAGGTACTAGAAGGTTTTACAATCACTATAGAGTCAACAGAGGACAAAGAAATGACAGTCATCGCAACGAAAACAGATCACGAAGACCAAAATGTCGATTTGCTAGCAAACGACACCAGGAATGGacaatttaattcaaaacagaaaaatggaAACATCGAAGGTACAGGAAATCTATATATTCAAAAACAAAGTACTGCGGAAAGAGAAGATTTACTCACAACGAATGAGCAGAAGAACCAACAGGAATCTAAAACCGAGCATATAACATACTTAGATATGTTCAGAAATAGAAAACTCCTCCGAAATACTTCAGTCCTCAGTTTATGTTG GTTTTCCACGTGTTTTGGCTACATGGGTTTATTTCTGGTACCGTCCTCCTTTACCACCAACATCTATATCAACTATTTCATCAACTCCATTGTCGAGTTCCCGGGCTTATTTATTATGTTGATATTAATTAACAG AGTGGGCCGGAGGTGGTTGACGATGTCCTACTTCGGACTAGCCGGTGTTGCCATTGTATCAGCGGTCAGCATTTTACTGCTAACTTCCA GAAGTGACGAGACGACTAATGTCATAGGAGCTGTGACGATTTATATAGGGAAGTTCTCCATCTCCGGAGTCATGGCTATGCTGTATATCTATACACCAGAACTATACCCAACCAACGTCAG GAATATTGGTTATGGTATAACGGGATGTGCAGGCAGACTCGGAGCTATGGCGGCTCCTTTTCTCAAAGTATCG GCTTCCCTGGCTGAGTGGGTACCAGGAGCGACTTTAAGTGCTACCTTTATTTTCTCCATGTGTTCTTTACTCCTCCTACCAGAGACCAAGGGAAAGGAACTACCACAGACTTTACAAGAATTTGAGTTGTGGGAGGACAAAAATTCAAAGCCATGTAAATCATGCATGTGTACACAAAGTATAGAATGA
- the LOC138333338 gene encoding solute carrier family 22 member 7-like isoform X3 gives MAQTVLIHVFIGYTPEFHCRNVSRPLTEYGIKLPNSSYSVKYGQCHIEIRGNDTHGQKTEYSCPDGYHYSTEQSRSTIITEWDMVCDRHGLGELSQTLVMVGQIVGAVFLSPLPDRYGRKPVLVAGQVLAFALCVSASFSPTYAVFCVLRFLVGVVIQCLNTTAPVMCLELFPTEYRGSAGIITNTMWSTGVLSLTIFGYFLRNLSWRYIQLVSALSCVMGLFSFWTLDESLRWLVANNRRREAMTLVRKVARWNRVSESKAVYLLEKVLEGFTITIESTEDKEMTVIATKTDHEDQNVDLLANDTRNGQFNSKQKNGNIEGTGNLYIQKQSTAEREDLLTTNEQKNQQESKTEHITYLDMFRNRKLLRNTSVLSLCWFSTCFGYMGLFLVPSSFTTNIYINYFINSIVEFPGLFIMLILINRVGRRWLTMSYFGLAGVAIVSAVSILLLTSRSDETTNVIGAVTIYIGKFSISGVMAMLYIYTPELYPTNVRNIGYGITGCAGRLGAMAAPFLKVSASLAEWVPGATLSATFIFSMCSLLLLPETKGKELPQTLQEFELWEDKNSKPCKSCMCTQSIE, from the exons GTTATACCCCAGAGTTTCATTGTCGTAATGTATCAAGGCCGTTGACAGAGTATGGAATTAAACTACCAAACAGTTCATACAGCGTCAAGTATGGCCAGTGTCACATAGAGATTAGAGGGAACGACACACACGGACAGAAGACGGAGTACTCGTGTCCTGACGGGTACCATTACAGCACAGAACAGAGCCGCTCAACAATTATAACTGAG TGGGATATGGTGTGCGATCGTCACGGCCTTGGTGAACTGAGTCAGACACTAGTAATGGTAGGACAGATAGTAGGAGCGGTGTTCTTATCGCCACTCCCGGACAGATACGGCCGTAAGCCAGTGTTGGTAGCTGGACAGGTCCTGGCCTTCGCCCTGTGTGTGTCTGCTTCATTCAGTCCTACTTATGCCGTCTTTTGTGTTCTACGTTTCCTTGTCGGTGttgttatacag TGCTTGAATACCACAGCTCCCGTGATGTGTCTAGAGTTGTTCCCGACCGAGTACAGGGGATCTGCAGGCATTATCACCAACACTATGTGGTCCACCGGAGTTTTATCTCTTACCATATTCGGCTATTTTCTGAGAAACCTATCTTGGCGATACATACAATTGGTTTCCGCTTTGTCTTGTGTAATGGGCCTTTTCTCCTTCTG GACCTTGGACGAGTCGTTAAGATGGCTTGTGGCCAACAACAGGAGGCGTGAAGCCATGACCTTGGTTCGAAAAGTGGCTAGATGGAACAGAGTATCAGAGAGTAAGGCTGTGTACCTGTTGGAGAAGGTACTAGAAGGTTTTACAATCACTATAGAGTCAACAGAGGACAAAGAAATGACAGTCATCGCAACGAAAACAGATCACGAAGACCAAAATGTCGATTTGCTAGCAAACGACACCAGGAATGGacaatttaattcaaaacagaaaaatggaAACATCGAAGGTACAGGAAATCTATATATTCAAAAACAAAGTACTGCGGAAAGAGAAGATTTACTCACAACGAATGAGCAGAAGAACCAACAGGAATCTAAAACCGAGCATATAACATACTTAGATATGTTCAGAAATAGAAAACTCCTCCGAAATACTTCAGTCCTCAGTTTATGTTG GTTTTCCACGTGTTTTGGCTACATGGGTTTATTTCTGGTACCGTCCTCCTTTACCACCAACATCTATATCAACTATTTCATCAACTCCATTGTCGAGTTCCCGGGCTTATTTATTATGTTGATATTAATTAACAG AGTGGGCCGGAGGTGGTTGACGATGTCCTACTTCGGACTAGCCGGTGTTGCCATTGTATCAGCGGTCAGCATTTTACTGCTAACTTCCA GAAGTGACGAGACGACTAATGTCATAGGAGCTGTGACGATTTATATAGGGAAGTTCTCCATCTCCGGAGTCATGGCTATGCTGTATATCTATACACCAGAACTATACCCAACCAACGTCAG GAATATTGGTTATGGTATAACGGGATGTGCAGGCAGACTCGGAGCTATGGCGGCTCCTTTTCTCAAAGTATCG GCTTCCCTGGCTGAGTGGGTACCAGGAGCGACTTTAAGTGCTACCTTTATTTTCTCCATGTGTTCTTTACTCCTCCTACCAGAGACCAAGGGAAAGGAACTACCACAGACTTTACAAGAATTTGAGTTGTGGGAGGACAAAAATTCAAAGCCATGTAAATCATGCATGTGTACACAAAGTATAGAATGA
- the LOC138333993 gene encoding uncharacterized protein C17orf113-like, protein MQKALADVLREMTIVRVKESPFVGIMVDESMDIATDKKLIMFCKIVYGGQIKIEFCANVTVPDGKADTIYNSIVNWMNSVGITFKNISGFGSDGASVMTGRLSGVGVKLREQNPRIIHIWCAAHRLALQVSHWAAKKVPYLGRVQEMLVAIYFFYEFSAPRYNKIKELKKIMREKVKKFKKPTQVRWLSLQDAVIAVYDSWSVLILGLEHEVANAPRTEGGAKAKGIGKDIKTFKFIATLCLLRDVLDILCKLSRTFQKDIIDIQQVNSMVRSARDTIASFHTINPPTVEDLLDQIDESEEFRGISLSCSIRDRLIFRNIKRSFVRNLILEFNERFPEDGMSDMQDLNVILNPKLLPQQQAGILNHGMESLQRIIEKYGSAAAQQDNLIDPCRTRDGYLQFKFFLNGNRHLEVTALCLMVSNDYAEEFPDYCVLAGIFLTVPLTSVPCERGFSLQNRHHAPATKQEKFING, encoded by the coding sequence ATGCAGAAAGCACTAGCAGATGTGCTGAGAGAAATGACTATTGTCCGAGTGAAAGAAAGCCCTTTTGTCGGCATCATGGTAGATGAATCGATGGACATAGCCACAGATAAAAAACTTATCATGTTTTGCAAAATTGTATATGGAGGTcaaataaaaatagaattttgTGCGAATGTCACAGTACCAGATGGCAAGGCAGATACAATATACAATTCTATTGTGAACTGGATGAATTCTGTAGGCATTACATTCAAAAACATTTCAGGCTTTGGTAGTGACGGAGCATCAGTAATGACTGGTAGACTGTCAGGTGTAGGGGTAAAATTACGAGAACAAAATCCACGAATTATCCATATATGGTGTGCTGCACACAGACTGGCATTGCAGGTGTCACATTGGGCAGCAAAAAAGGTTCCATACCTTGGAAGAGTACAAGAAATGTTGGTAgcaatatatttcttttatgagTTTTCAGCCCCAcgttacaataaaataaaagaattaaaaaaaatcatgagggaaaaagtgaaaaaatttaaaaaacctACACAGGTGAGATGGCTTTCACTACAAGATGCTGTAATTGCAGTCTACGATAGCTGGTCTGTACTCATCCTAGGTTTGGAACATGAAGTTGCTAATGCACCAAGAACTGAGGGTGGGGCCAAAGCAAAGGGTATCGGGAAAGATATCAAAACTTTCAAATTCATCGCAACACTGTGTTTGTTGAGAGATGTTTTGGATATATTGTGTAAATTATCAAGAACTTTCCAAAAGGACATAATTGACATTCAACAGGTCAACTCCATGGTAAGATCAGCTAGAGATACCATAGCATCTTTTCATACCATTAACCCCCCAACGGTTGAAGATTTGCTGGACCAGATTGATGAGTCTGAAGAATTCAGAGGTATTTCTCTCAGTTGTTCAATCAGAGATCGCTTAATATTCAGAAATATCAAGAGGTCTTTTGTCAGGAATCTGATTTTAGAATTCAATGAACGTTTTCCAGAGGATGGTATGAGTGACATGCAAGACCTGAATGTAATCCTAAATCCAAAACTACTACCACAGCAACAAGCAGGCATTCTTAATCATGGGATGGAATCTCTTCAGAGAATTATTGAGAAATACGGGAGTGCTGCAGCTCAACAAGACAACCTGATAGATCCTTGCCGAACCAGAGATGGTTATTTACAATTCAAATTTTTCTTAAATGGGAACAGGCATTTGGAAGTAACAGCCTTGTGTCTCATGGTCAGTAATGACTATGCTGAAGAGTTTCCTGACTATTGTGTGTTGGCTGGAATATTTCTGACTGTACCATTAACATCAGTTCCCTGTGAGAGAGGCTTCTCTCTGCAGAACCGCCACCACGCACCCGCAACAAAACAGGAGAAATTCATCAACGGTTGA
- the LOC138333338 gene encoding organic anion transporter 3-like isoform X1, producing the protein MESTDQSPEDYPKSSSCVIVDDVWRVLRPWGRYQLIQVPIILLAFFPTAYGMLIHVFIGYTPEFHCRNVSRPLTEYGIKLPNSSYSVKYGQCHIEIRGNDTHGQKTEYSCPDGYHYSTEQSRSTIITEWDMVCDRHGLGELSQTLVMVGQIVGAVFLSPLPDRYGRKPVLVAGQVLAFALCVSASFSPTYAVFCVLRFLVGVVIQCLNTTAPVMCLELFPTEYRGSAGIITNTMWSTGVLSLTIFGYFLRNLSWRYIQLVSALSCVMGLFSFWTLDESLRWLVANNRRREAMTLVRKVARWNRVSESKAVYLLEKVLEGFTITIESTEDKEMTVIATKTDHEDQNVDLLANDTRNGQFNSKQKNGNIEGTGNLYIQKQSTAEREDLLTTNEQKNQQESKTEHITYLDMFRNRKLLRNTSVLSLCWFSTCFGYMGLFLVPSSFTTNIYINYFINSIVEFPGLFIMLILINRVGRRWLTMSYFGLAGVAIVSAVSILLLTSRSDETTNVIGAVTIYIGKFSISGVMAMLYIYTPELYPTNVRNIGYGITGCAGRLGAMAAPFLKVSASLAEWVPGATLSATFIFSMCSLLLLPETKGKELPQTLQEFELWEDKNSKPCKSCMCTQSIE; encoded by the exons GTTATACCCCAGAGTTTCATTGTCGTAATGTATCAAGGCCGTTGACAGAGTATGGAATTAAACTACCAAACAGTTCATACAGCGTCAAGTATGGCCAGTGTCACATAGAGATTAGAGGGAACGACACACACGGACAGAAGACGGAGTACTCGTGTCCTGACGGGTACCATTACAGCACAGAACAGAGCCGCTCAACAATTATAACTGAG TGGGATATGGTGTGCGATCGTCACGGCCTTGGTGAACTGAGTCAGACACTAGTAATGGTAGGACAGATAGTAGGAGCGGTGTTCTTATCGCCACTCCCGGACAGATACGGCCGTAAGCCAGTGTTGGTAGCTGGACAGGTCCTGGCCTTCGCCCTGTGTGTGTCTGCTTCATTCAGTCCTACTTATGCCGTCTTTTGTGTTCTACGTTTCCTTGTCGGTGttgttatacag TGCTTGAATACCACAGCTCCCGTGATGTGTCTAGAGTTGTTCCCGACCGAGTACAGGGGATCTGCAGGCATTATCACCAACACTATGTGGTCCACCGGAGTTTTATCTCTTACCATATTCGGCTATTTTCTGAGAAACCTATCTTGGCGATACATACAATTGGTTTCCGCTTTGTCTTGTGTAATGGGCCTTTTCTCCTTCTG GACCTTGGACGAGTCGTTAAGATGGCTTGTGGCCAACAACAGGAGGCGTGAAGCCATGACCTTGGTTCGAAAAGTGGCTAGATGGAACAGAGTATCAGAGAGTAAGGCTGTGTACCTGTTGGAGAAGGTACTAGAAGGTTTTACAATCACTATAGAGTCAACAGAGGACAAAGAAATGACAGTCATCGCAACGAAAACAGATCACGAAGACCAAAATGTCGATTTGCTAGCAAACGACACCAGGAATGGacaatttaattcaaaacagaaaaatggaAACATCGAAGGTACAGGAAATCTATATATTCAAAAACAAAGTACTGCGGAAAGAGAAGATTTACTCACAACGAATGAGCAGAAGAACCAACAGGAATCTAAAACCGAGCATATAACATACTTAGATATGTTCAGAAATAGAAAACTCCTCCGAAATACTTCAGTCCTCAGTTTATGTTG GTTTTCCACGTGTTTTGGCTACATGGGTTTATTTCTGGTACCGTCCTCCTTTACCACCAACATCTATATCAACTATTTCATCAACTCCATTGTCGAGTTCCCGGGCTTATTTATTATGTTGATATTAATTAACAG AGTGGGCCGGAGGTGGTTGACGATGTCCTACTTCGGACTAGCCGGTGTTGCCATTGTATCAGCGGTCAGCATTTTACTGCTAACTTCCA GAAGTGACGAGACGACTAATGTCATAGGAGCTGTGACGATTTATATAGGGAAGTTCTCCATCTCCGGAGTCATGGCTATGCTGTATATCTATACACCAGAACTATACCCAACCAACGTCAG GAATATTGGTTATGGTATAACGGGATGTGCAGGCAGACTCGGAGCTATGGCGGCTCCTTTTCTCAAAGTATCG GCTTCCCTGGCTGAGTGGGTACCAGGAGCGACTTTAAGTGCTACCTTTATTTTCTCCATGTGTTCTTTACTCCTCCTACCAGAGACCAAGGGAAAGGAACTACCACAGACTTTACAAGAATTTGAGTTGTGGGAGGACAAAAATTCAAAGCCATGTAAATCATGCATGTGTACACAAAGTATAGAATGA